The genomic window CTGTTCAAGCATGTGGAGCAGGAAGGCTTGAGAATCTAATAAATCATCTTCGCGCTTAAATATTGGCTGCTACTCATGGTGCCCAGCTGGCTTCGTCCAGAGGAATCACTGCTATCTGCTTCAAAACTGACTCTATGTTATTAAAACAGGGTGTAGAGCAAAAGGAACGAGATCGATCAGTTGTCTGCAGGGCACTAGCGGAGTTGAAAATGTTCCTGAACCAAAACTTCGATCAGTTCAGTTTCAGCTTTGCAAGCAGGAACTGTACTAGAGTAGGCCATGTATTAGCAAGTATGGGATGTTCCATGACAATGTAACCCCTGATGTACAAGCTTTAGTGGCGTGCGAGTCAGCTTTGCCCACCGAGTAATGCAATCCAATGCATTtggttcaaaaaagaaaaaaagacctAACTATATTCATGTTCTTTACAGAAGGTTTTCCTTACGAGTCACTGCTCGCTCTATCCAAGTCAGCCCAGAGAGGCGCCAAAACAATGGCTGTCTTGCCTTTTTGATTCACACAAGGCACAGCCATCAAGTAGCTGACATATTCAAAATGTTCTAGCTAAACTGAAGTAATACGCTGTCCACAGGCAAAAGGTTCCCGTCTAATGCCGTGCTTCATCTTCTTGGCCTTAGCTGTTAGCATCTGATCGAGACCGCTACACAATGTCTTACAGAGAAATCGTTCCTTCTGTAGGCATTAGAAAATAGTCAGAAAAGAATGAGAATAATTGGCCATGCAATATCATGAAGAGAAGAGGGAAGTCCTTGCAAGGACCTTTGTCTTTAGAGAGCTCGCTGATAAGCTCTTGGATGCCTCCCTTCTCTATGCAACCTTTCGCTGCTGCTGCCTCCTTAGGGGTCACCTTACCATCATGATCCCTGCAAATGATCCACCGAAATAATTTAACTGAGAGCTTTCTGACATACGAAATTATTTCTCACATATCTTCTTGATATTGGGTCATATGAATCAGCCCTTGCATCGACAAGGTAAGTAAATCAGACACAGAGGGCCAAAAAGATGTGATGGCAACAAAGTTACCACATAATGAGGTACCACGCAATAAGAATCAGCTCAGTTGTACATGTAAGTGACATACCTATCAAGCAGTTGCAAGTGGTTTCCGGTTTGTGCATCAACACCATCAATATCTTTCTCATATTTTTGAAACATAGCATCAACCTAAGACACAGTAACACTATGAGTAAACAACTAATCCAAAAAATATAAAGCCTTGGCATGGTGGGTCTCTAATGCGGAAAAGATGCTCCGAGGCTTAGTTTGAGTACGGGTTTCTCATTGTCAAACAATTTTGTAAGAACCATAGGTTCCATTTATTATCCAAAACTAGCTACAAATCAGAGAATAGTTTTTTCTGGGAATGTTGAGCAGACTGTTTAAGCTGCAACTACACCCTCTAAATGAACAGAAAGAAGGCTGTTTAAAGTCATTTTACATATAAGTCCCTTCTAATCGTCTGGCAAAACAGAGAGTAGGGCAAGGAGCAACAGCCTTTAACAGCAAACTACATCGAACATATACCAGTTTTAGCTGAAGTGTGATAAAGTATAGATTTACATAAGCTAGACTTTGGCAGTGTATTGATTTACAAGTATGAAAGGATTTCTTACCTTCTCAATCAGCGCTAAAGGAACATCTTCTTTTAAAGCAACCTTAACGGCATCATCTGACTCCTCTCTAGCAGCCATATATGCTCTATTAGCTTCCTTTGTAGTATCTTTTTCAATCATGGAGTTATACAGTTCTATCTGCACTCCACAACATTTAAATAGAACTAAACGACTCCACAGCACATATATATGCAGTAAAATGGAATAATTGCTGAATGGATAATGATTCCTATAATTCTACTTCACAAATTCACAAGATACCCATTAGGGACAAGGCTTAGGAACTCTTGACGCTCCTTGCTAACAGACTGCAATACAAGTAATTTGGGCCAAAGCGGTGAGGAAATCCTCATATAAGAAGgtcaaaagagaagaaaaaaaggcaCAAGTGCTACTAACACAACACCGAGCAAGAAAAAATGAGATGCCAAACGCTAAACCTAACAAGAGACACCATAGGCAACTAATCAGGACCGGAGCCGAGCCACCAAGAGAAACACCGGACACGTGGTACCGAACACCCCAAGCCACCACCAGAAAGGCCCGAGTCACTGTTGAGACTGCCCTCTCACACCGGGTCGTGGAGTGTCGCTCCTGCCACAAGATTGCAAGGACCAAGAAAGGAGACCACGGGGATACGTGCAAAAGATAGGAGAACACCAGGGCCACCTGACGCCAGCGTTGAGGACGCTACCTAGCAGTGACAAGGCATGGCTGAAGCCGTTGGCCAGTGTTGTCACGCGTTTGCAGAACACACGCGAGACACCTTGCCGATTCGTGGTGTGGGCGCAAGCTGTGGATCAACACTAACTAAAAAATGTAAAGCACGCAAAGATCTACCCAGGTCCGGGCCGCATGtttgcgtaataccctactcctgccttgTGTTTTGCTGATTTGGTGGACTGAGAACTACAAGCCTTTCCCCGGAAGGGAAAATGTTGTCTTCGAGCTCCTATGTGTGTAAGCTACCAAATGTCCAACCCTTGTTACAGTAGCCCGGTCCTCCTTTTATAGTGCAAGGGGTACCACAGTAGCTACGACAGTCTATACCTCCTTCTGACAAAGTAGAAGCATTAAATGCACGGCGAGGTGTCGCCATATTCTAGCTTCCGGGATGAACACCCGTCACATCACTGCCACTTAAGGCATTCACCTGATATTAGCACGGCACGCACTAATACAGGTGTCTACCACATGGTAAGCGGAGTGGTGAATCAGCTCCCATGCCGCTGTAACTCCACTGGCACGCCTGCACAGCCGGCACATGTCGTGCAAGGTCTGATGCACAGAACTAGCACGCCACACGTTGGGGGCGGTGGCTTGCTGTCCCCGCTTGCCGGACACGAGCAAGATGAAATGGGCGTTCCCGGTGTCGTCTTGCCTTGAGTCGTTGCCGGGTTGCCTGGGCAACTTCCCCTGGCGCACCTTGTTGCTGATGTAGTGAGATATGAcagatcttgacaaagatctgcataccaccagtCCTAAACCCAAAATGAGATGTGGACTCCTTCTGGATGTTGTTGTTAGcaagagtcttcacgaagatctgcataccaccgcTTATCCGGGGTGGTGGTCTGGTTGCCGGAGAGCTTCACTTGTTGTTCCTCCTGACAGGGAGGCTATTGTGGCCCGTGCGCAGTTGGGTGCGTGAACCCAATGGTCACGGTACCGACAGCCAGCTGCAACCGAATGATACCGGGGCTCCATGACGACGCCCTCAAGAGGGTGATGACGCCAAGCGCCACCGTCATCGAACCCGAGTGGACGGACTAGGGTTTTCACCCTGGAGCCCTGGCACCGTGAGGAGACCACCAACGCCCCCAAGAGGGAAGCGACACCTACACGCGTCGCTGGCGCCGGCAGTGGAGCGCGAACCAAGGTTGTCGACCCACCCCGCGAGGAGAAGGCGGCTGCCGCTAGCGCAAGGCCTCCAGATCCAAACCATGGCGCCGCCATCGCCGAAGCCACGATGACACTAGGATCACCCGACAGCCTCCCCTTGTTGCCCACATAGCCAAGAGGAGACACCACCGCTGCAACAGCGCTCGCCATAGAGCCAACCGTGCAGCCTCAGCACCCAGGGCCGCCGGCCCGGGTTCCAGGAACGACACACCACCATTGTCAGGACACCAAGCCGCCGGAAAGCGGCCACCTTCAAACGAACACCGTGAGAGCGAAACTATAGTGCCGGGGCACCACCACAGCCAGAGATGGACACAAATATCAGCCCACGCGCAGAGGACAACCGGCTACATGTGCTAGATCCCCCCACCATGATCGGCAGCAGGGATCACCAGGTCCCGTCGGGCGGGGCAGCACCCGCTCAAGGCAAGTTGCCGGGGCAGCAGGCCTCCATGGACCAGATATGGCAGTCCGTGTCCGGTCAAGGAGCAATTCCCGAGACCCGCGGCCGCCAACCCTAGATCGCCACCAGATACCGTCCGGACCGGCTGTCGGAGCCAAGCACGCCCACACCTCAGACCGTCGGCCACCCAGATAGTAATTGGAGAATATAATAGATGACTAGAACGACTTATAACATCAAATGGAGGGAGTGAGAACTACAAATAGTTCAGATAGTAATTGAGTGCATTATTGGAGGTCATGAAATGCTAAATTATGGTTGGTAAATGCTAGCTAACCTGTTTCCAAATTTCTTCTGTTGATCGCAGGCCTAGGTGGCCACGGTGATGGCAGGTTTGACGGAGCTCCTCTTCAGACTGAGTTTCACAACCCTCGTTTTCAATCATCTTAACATCATTCTTAGTGCTGCATATAGGAGTGCCGTTAACGAAACAACAAACAGATATTTTGCACCATTAATAATGATAAATGTCAAATTACATTGCAGTAAACGCAGACATCAGGAAGAAAAGGGTAAAACCATAAGCAATGCAATAGACAACAGAGTTGTCATGATATCAAGTACATCCCGCATATAAACATAGGTGTTTAATACTGAATATTCAAACAGATGTTAAAGATATGTAGATGCTAAGAGTCTCAAATGTGAATCGAACCAATACGGTTCTCCATTCACTAAGCTTACTATATCACCAGAAGTACTGCTTACAAATTAATTGTGGCAAAGTATGGCTCGAAATTACTTCATTTGTTTAATTTTTAGCAGTGTGCCAAACAAACTTTGCCTTTCTTCAACAACATAAAAGCACTTTAAAATATAATTTAGATGATTGTCTGATAAGCTTAATGGAAAAAGTGTTAATGTGAAGCCTCCATCATAAGTTCATCCCCAAATTGACCATTCCAGTTATTGTAGGTAAGAACAATGCAATAACTATATAGCCCTGAAGTTGGGTCTTTTCTGAACAAGAAGCATAAAGTAATGTTGCAAATGCAACATGTGAACTCTTGAAAATAGTCATCTACTTCAGCACTATAACACAGTGAAAGTTGGATATGGTCAATAGCCTTGTAAGATTGCATGTGTATAATTTGAGGAAACTAAATTTACATGGCAGTGACTTCAGAACAAAAACTGAATGTAGTTGTATAAAGATGAATTAAAAGGTCCCGGATTTACCTTTTCTCGCACTTTTGACTCAGCCTAGTTCTTTTGTGTAGGCTCTCCTGCATCAATTAAATGTTGCTATTATTTTGGTTCAAGCATTTTTTTTTATATTAAACACGAGTTGAATGATGGGTAAGGATCAATCCAATTACTAGGATATCAGCAGCACAGGGACGCTTTAGTGGATCTTCTGCAGTTAGCTCCATGCAAAATGAAGAGTTGCCCTGCCATGATAAGCATTCCCAGTTCTTTCGAGAAGTATCGTTCTTGAATTGTATGTACTCATTATGCCTCTGGACTAAAGTTGCATAACTAATGAACAGCGAGAAGTACATTATTCCAAGCGGGAAGATATCCACCTGTAACATAAATTTTATGTATATCCATGAAAGAAAGAACCAGGGCTAGATCATATGAATTTTCATATTTTCATACCTTTTCTGAAATATTTTTACCAGCTTCAAGTTCTGGGGCTTCATATCCAAGTGTCCCAAGATTTGGTGTGGCTGTGAACGTAGGACAATCATTTGGGCGAAAGCAAGACCGCCCAAAATCACCTACCTTTGCAACaccatcaagccccaaaaacacaTTCCCAGGTTTCATATCTCGATGGATTACTCCTTGTTTATGGATATATTTTAGGCCTTCTGTTATCTCCTTAAAGTATTGAAATGACTTTGGAGCATCAAATTCGTGTGGAGGCGACAGATAATCCTGAAGGCTCCTGTTATTAATTGAAATATCTTCATTCAAATGTCTTAAACGAAAGTGGaaaatcaaattaaattaagacaCCAACGCATCGGTAAGCTTAAAATTATTATATCGATAATAACATCCACTACTATACACATGTTTTGTTTAAAACAATAAAAGAATATGTGTGGGGAGGGGGATGATATAACCAAGTATTTGTACCCTGGGCAATATTCCATTTGTATGAGCAAATAAGTGCAGCGTTCCGACTCCGTGGATTCATCCCCACTCACTATAGAGCCATCTTCACTTGCTTCTTTGTACTCCACATCAATATTAGATTCAACCCATGCCTACAATGGATGCTACAATGTCAGATTCAACCCACACCTACCTGTGAAAACAGACATCACAGAAATATCTCCACAGATATATCAGATAAGAGccagaaaccgaaaaagaaactaGGTGCACAGAATTACCTGTGAAAACTTGACAATGTATTCATTTCTAAGGCTAGATAGAATGGTAACCTCTCTGCAAATGTTAACTATTAGAATAGTAAAATAGATATAACTAGATGCAGAAAGAAAAATATGAAAAAGATCTAAAACCTTGGCTCTGTTTGAATTTGAACATCATTATCTAATCTGATCATCTTTAAAGCGTAATGGTTCTTGTCATAAAAGTAGGAACACAACCAAACGTTGCAGGTTGCCCCTTTTCCTGTTATCACCTGTATTAGTAAAAAGGTGGCACACCTATATATCCCAACGATATATATAAGAAAGAACTGAAGAAATACCTAAACATTTCtccaattcaaaatcaataaagctaggAGATATCTGTGTTTCAATGAAGGTCTCTATTGCACATGAGGAGACCTACAGAAATATAATATGTTaagaaatatattttttaaatg from Triticum aestivum cultivar Chinese Spring chromosome 3B, IWGSC CS RefSeq v2.1, whole genome shotgun sequence includes these protein-coding regions:
- the LOC123070995 gene encoding eIF-2-alpha kinase GCN2 isoform X2, producing MASPLLEPSFGVGTSHTAVPESASMYVFLDSKIELLAELKNTTAAREEVELCPREQEGSIDGTSPQFLVAFSHDGILQRMASLSFLDGAFDEESLEEDDTQMEGSVKEKTWDPEETEEPEDESQYSDDTWLEEAVEEKTWEPEETEESEDESQDSYDTLLEGAVEENTWEPEITEELEDKSKDMEGKWLEEPQKEGTWELEGTETETESEEERMNENFSVTLRIWSTRANLVFYDSTGWIFTKAYSLQWLSIKAMESLVREMKESRHILNFDASTIHNQQSIGRCQFEGLVVSSCAIETFIETQISPSFIDFELEKCLGKGATCNVWLCSYFYDKNHYALKMIRLDNDVQIQTEPREVTILSSLRNEYIVKFSQAWVESNIDVEYKEASEDGSIVSGDESTESERCTYLLIQMEYCPGSLQDYLSPPHEFDAPKSFQYFKEITEGLKYIHKQGVIHRDMKPGNVFLGLDGVAKVGDFGRSCFRPNDCPTFTATPNLGTLGYEAPELEAGKNISEKVDIFPLGIMYFSLFISYATLVQRHNEYIQFKNDTSRKNWECLSWQGNSSFCMELTAEDPLKRPCAADILESLHKRTRLSQKCEKSTKNDVKMIENEGCETQSEEELRQTCHHRGHLGLRSTEEIWKQIELYNSMIEKDTTKEANRAYMAAREESDDAVKVALKEDVPLALIEKVDAMFQKYEKDIDGVDAQTGNHLQLLDRDHDGKVTPKEAAAAKGCIEKGGIQELISELSKDKEGTISL
- the LOC123070995 gene encoding eIF-2-alpha kinase GCN2 isoform X1, coding for MASPLLEPSFGVGTSHTAVPESASMYVFLDSKIELLAELKNTTAAREEVELCPREQEGSIDGTSPQFLVAFSHDGILQRMASLSFLDGAFDEESLEEDDTQMEGSVKEKTWDPEETEEPEDESQYSDDTWLEEAVEEKTWEPEETEESEDESQDSYDTLLEGAVEENTWEPEITEELEDKSKDMEGKWLEEPQKEGTWELEGTETETESEEERMNENFSVTLRIWSTRANLVFYDSTGWIFTKAYSLQWLSIKAMESLVREMKESRHILNFDASTIHNQQSIGRCQFEGLVVSSCAIETFIETQISPSFIDFELEKCLGKGATCNVWLCSYFYDKNHYALKMIRLDNDVQIQTEPREVTILSSLRNEYIVKFSQAWVESNIDVEYKEASEDGSIVSGDESTESERCTYLLIQMEYCPGSLQDYLSPPHEFDAPKSFQYFKEITEGLKYIHKQGVIHRDMKPGNVFLGLDGVAKVGDFGRSCFRPNDCPTFTATPNLGTLGYEAPELEAGKNISEKVDIFPLGIMYFSLFISYATLVQRHNEYIQFKNDTSRKNWECLSWQGNSSFCMELTAEDPLKRPCAADILESLHKRTRLSQKCEKSTKNDVKMIENEGCETQSEEELRQTCHHRGHLGLRSTEEIWKQSVSKERQEFLSLVPNEIELYNSMIEKDTTKEANRAYMAAREESDDAVKVALKEDVPLALIEKVDAMFQKYEKDIDGVDAQTGNHLQLLDRDHDGKVTPKEAAAAKGCIEKGGIQELISELSKDKEGTISL
- the LOC123070995 gene encoding calcium-dependent protein kinase 4 isoform X3, with amino-acid sequence MASPLLEPSFGVGTSHTAVPESASMYVFLDSKIELLAELKNTTAAREEVELCPREQEGSIDGTSPQFLVAFSHDGILQRMASLSFLDGAFDEESLEEDDTQMEGSVKEKTWDPEETEEPEDESQYSDDTWLEEAVEEKTWEPEETEESEDESQDSYDTLLEGAVEENTWEPEITEELEDKSKDMEGKWLEEPQKEGTWELEGTETETESEEERMNENFSVTLRIWSTRANLVFYDSTGWIFTKAYSLQWLSIKAMESLVREMKESRHILNFDASTIHNQQSIGRCQFEGLVVITGKGATCNVWLCSYFYDKNHYALKMIRLDNDVQIQTEPREVTILSSLRNEYIVKFSQAWVESNIDVEYKEASEDGSIVSGDESTESERCTYLLIQMEYCPGSLQDYLSPPHEFDAPKSFQYFKEITEGLKYIHKQGVIHRDMKPGNVFLGLDGVAKVGDFGRSCFRPNDCPTFTATPNLGTLGYEAPELEAGKNISEKVDIFPLGIMYFSLFISYATLVQRHNEYIQFKNDTSRKNWECLSWQGNSSFCMELTAEDPLKRPCAADILESLHKRTRLSQKCEKSTKNDVKMIENEGCETQSEEELRQTCHHRGHLGLRSTEEIWKQSVSKERQEFLSLVPNEIELYNSMIEKDTTKEANRAYMAAREESDDAVKVALKEDVPLALIEKVDAMFQKYEKDIDGVDAQTGNHLQLLDRDHDGKVTPKEAAAAKGCIEKGGIQELISELSKDKEGTISL